From the Brassica napus cultivar Da-Ae chromosome A8, Da-Ae, whole genome shotgun sequence genome, one window contains:
- the LOC125577021 gene encoding uncharacterized protein LOC125577021 produces the protein MPSNSDRLFFFSSSSLSSSSSSSQLSTPSECQNGSSRTITKSPLWDVEKAKCSFGFSKPKSSEVLKEEIAELETEILQLERYLLSLYRTSFGDHLHAFTLRDDSSLPPPKPNTTKFQNDRVTSVSDTSLSSSIKPLSESDNKQRSEFSNPSLADLLGLNTLSSNKLSEEIVRLICVIIIKLSDKGQSRFVKNEKYGEELGVVINTLRLNEVNLKSVESFLQKFRSLVQKLEKVDPTSMTREEKLAFWINIHNALVMHAYILYGTGEDITGTKAAFNIGGEWVNVYDVQSSILGIRASHSPTRVWTLFSPARSSKTSRSHTYALEYAEPLLHFALSTGTLTDPMVRVYTAEGILQELRQARDSFIQTSVGFEKETWILLSKIIYNYANDTSLDMAELFNTISGCLTETQRTQMKRAVKKKQDRCIRWMKHDSDFRYIIHCRNTYEIV, from the exons ATGCCGTCAAACAGTGATcgcctctttttcttttcatcttcttccctttcATCTTCGTCATCTTCTTCTCAGCTAAGCACTCCAAG TGAATGTCAAAATGGGTCTTCTCGAACCATAACT AAATCTCCTCTCTGGGATGTGGAGAAGGCCAAGTGCAGCTTCGGTTTCTCAAAGCCTAAG TCTAGCGAAGTACTGAAGGAAGAGATAGCCGAGCTTGAGACAGAGATCTTACAGTTAGAGCGGTACCTTCTCTCGCTCTACAGAACATCGTTTGGAGATCATTTGCATGCATTCACGTTACGAGATGATTCTTCGCTTCCTCCACCAAAGCCAAACACGACTAAATTTCAAAATGACAGAGTCACTTCTGTGTCTGATACATCTCTCTCGTCGAGCATCAAACCGTTGTCTGAATCG GACAATAAACAAAGATCAGAGTTCAGCAACCCGAGTTTGGCAGATCTTCTTGGTCTTAACACTCTCAGTTCCAATAAACTCTCTGAAGAGATTGTGAGACTTATCTGTGTAATAATCATCAAACTCTCAGACAAGGGACAAAGTAGATTTGTCAAGAATGAAAAATATGGAGAAGAACTTGGAGTTGTTATCAATACACTTCGCCTAAATGAGGTCAATTTGAAGTCCGTAGAGAGTTTTCTTCAGAAATTCAG ATCATTGGTTCAAAAGCTTGAGAAAGTTGATCCGACAAGTATGACTCGGGAGGAGAAGCTTGCATTCTGGATCAATATTCATAATGCTCTGGTGATGCAC GCGTATATACTATATGGGACTGGTGAAGATATAACAGGCACAAAG GCAGCATTTAACATAGGTGGGGAGTGGGTAAACGTATACGATGTTCAGAGTTCTATTTTAGGAATTCGTGCAAGCCATTCACCAACA CGTGTATGGACGTTGTTTTCACCGGCTAGGAGTTCAAAGACAAGTAGGAGTCACACATATGCGTTGGAGTATGCGGAGCCACTTCTTCATTTTGCCCTTTCAACTGGAACATTAACTGATCCAATG GTTCGAGTTTATACAGCGGAAGGAATACTCCAAGAACTTAGGCAAGCAAGAGACAGTTTCATACAAACAAGTGTTGGATTTGAAAAGGAGACATGGATTCTATTGTCAAAGATCATTTACAACTATGCAAATGACACTTCTCTGGACATGGCTGAACTtttcaatacaatatcagggtGCCTAACAGAGACACAAAGAACACAAATGAAAAGGGCTGTGAAAAAAAAGCAAGATAGATGCATTCGCTGGATGAAGCATGATTCCGACTTCCGTTATATTATCCATTGTCGGAATACGTACGAGATAGTCTAG